The following are from one region of the Cinclus cinclus chromosome 7, bCinCin1.1, whole genome shotgun sequence genome:
- the RAB11FIP2 gene encoding rab11 family-interacting protein 2: MMLAEQAQKWFPTHVQVTVLQAKGLKPKGKNGSNDAYTIIQLGKEKYSTSVAEKTLDPIWKEEASFELPGLLMQENPEKYILYLIVMHRSLVGLDRFLGQVAISLNDIFEDKQRRKTEWFPLESRQGKRTKDRGEINVNIQFMRNNMTASMFDLSMKDKTKSPFAKLKDKMKGRKNDGTFSDTSSAIIPSTHIPHANLEVSSGEVQMKSKPKKPFLLGPQRLSSAHSMSDLTGPHVSSEKMKCSTVGYSHLFRRQLESFGSVDEGGSLKSPHRRTLSVDTSKMSQLDSTVDETALEAQNDPFNVSASLPQKFATLPRQKNPFEESPATWDQNISLFSKPVEIRKEIKKEKKEKVSLFERVTGKKDSKRSDKISNGGSESSTDLKSPGAFGEAHQESFDYDSTNPFMANFKPTSMLPSSSFNVNPSGTEDLRKKMEGNPFDATAGYRNLTYEEVLQELVKHKEQLKKKDTHIRELEDYIDNLLVRVMEETPSILRVPYEPSRKAGKFSKS; encoded by the exons ATGATGTTGGCAGAACAAGCCCAGAAGTGGTTCCCAACTCACGTGCAAGTTACGGTCCTTCAAGCCAAAGGTCTGAAGCCAAAAGGTAAAAATGGCAGCAACGATGCCTACACCATCATCCAGCTGGGCAAGGAGAAGTACTCCACGTCGGTGGCTGAGAAGACTCTGGATCCCATCTGGAAAGAAGAGGCCTCCTTCGAGCTACCTGGACTACTCATGCAGGAGAATCCAGAAAAATACATCCTGTACCTGATTGTCATGCACAGGTCTCTGGTGGGGCTGGACAGGTTTTTGGGACAGGTGGCCATAAGTCTGAACGATATATTCGAAGACAAGCAAAGACGGAAAACAGA ATGGTTTCCCCTAGAATCCAGACAAGGGAAGAGAACTAAAGACAGAGGAGAAATAAACGTCAATATTCAGTTTATGAGGAATAACATGACAGCAAGTATGTTTGATTTGTCAATGAAGGACAAAACCAAATCCCCGTTTGCTAAactaaaagacaaaatgaaggGTCGGAAAAATGATGGGACATTTTCGGACACATCCTCTGCAATCATCCCAAGCACTCACATACCTCATGCAAATCTAGAGGTGTCTAGTGGTGAAGTGCAAAtgaaatcaaaaccaaaaaaacctttcCTCTTGGGACCTCAGCGGCTGTCCTCAGCTCACTCTATGTCAGATCTAACGGGACCACACGTCTcctcagagaaaatgaaatgcagcacTGTTGGCTACTCCCATCTCTTCAGGCGTCAGCTGGAGTCCTTTGGTTCGGTTGATGAAGGGG GGAGTCTAAAATCTCCACACAGAAGGACATTAAGTGTTGATACTTCTAAAATGAGCCAACTTGACAGCACAGTTGATGAAACTGCACTTGAAGCACAAAATGACCCATTTAATGTGAGTGCTTCGTTACCCCAAAAATTTGCTACACTGCCAAGACAGAAGAATCCATTTGAAGAAAGCCCAGCAACGTGGGATCAAAACATTAGTCTGTTTTCCAAACCTGTTGAgatcagaaaagaaattaaaaaagagaaaaaagagaaagttagTCTTTTTGAAAGagtgactggaaaaaaagataGCAAGAGGTCAGATAAAATTAGCAATGGGGGATCAGAGAGTTCTACTGACTTGAAATCACCGGGTGCGTTTGGGGAAGCTCATCAGGAGAGTTTTGATTATGATTCGACTAATCCGTTTATGGCAAACTTCAAGCCTACGAGCATGTTGCCATCTTCAAG TTTTAATGTGAATCCTTCTGGCACTGAGgatctcaggaaaaaaatg GAAGGAAATCCTTTCGATGCCACTGCAGGATACCGAAACCTCACTTATGAGGAGgttctgcaggagctggtgaAACACAAAGAGCAGCTCAAGAAGAAGGACACCCACATTCGTGAGCTCGAGGATTACATTGACAATCTACTGGTACGAGTGATGGAGGAAACCCCCAGTATTCTCCGAGTGCCATATGAACCTTCTCGGAAAGCTGGCAAATTTTCCAAAAGCTGA